Part of the Thermoplasmata archaeon genome is shown below.
CTGGACGGACGAGTTCAGCATGTCCTTCACGTTGGTCACCTTCGCGCCCGTCACGGGGTCGCCGATCTCCTTCATGGAGTCGAAGTGGTGGAAGGCGTGCGCGGTCTCGCCCTCGGCGATCCCCTTGAACAGGGCCGCGACCTCGGGGTACCCCTCCTCGTCCGCCTTCCGGGAGAAGTAGAGGTACCGGCGGTTCGCCTGGGCCTCACCTGCGAACGCGGTCTTCAGGTTCTCGAGGGTCTTCGTGCCTTGCAGCGTGGCCATGGGATCGATCTCCAGCCGCACCCTCTCGGAGCGTCCCTAAAGAGATGCCGCATGTAGAGTACGTAGTCGCGATCGCGGACGGCGCGCATCACGGTGAGGCGGGCGCCTTGGGTCGCCGTTGCACGCGCGCCTCGAGGACGGCGTGCACAATGCCCGGCGCGTAGGACTTGACGATTCGCGACTGCACGGATTCCACATCGTACCAGTGCGCGCGGGCACCCTCCGTCAGGTGCGCAATGGGAGACTGGGGGAAGTGTTCCCTGGGACAGAGTTCGTGGTACACGACGAGCCCAGCGCCGCGGAGTGCGCGGAACGCGACGTCCAGGTAGTCGGCGGCGGAGAAGTGCCCCAGGAGCACGACGTCGGCAACTCCGCGTGGCGCGGTCTCGCGGCAGTCGCCGAACAGAGGCATCACGTTTGAGGCTCGGTTGAGCCGGAGGCTCTCCACGAGGTAGTGGTATGCGACCGGATTCAACTCACAGGCGTAGATCCGAGAGGCGTTCGCATGGACGGCGATCGGGAGCGTGAAGTAACCAATCCCCGCGAACAGGTCCACGACCACGTCTCCGTCCCGGACCTTCGCGGCGATCGACGTCCGCTCGGGCAGGTTGCCGGACGAGAACATGATCGTCGCCACGTCGAACATGAAGCGTACCCCGTCCTCGACGTGGACGACCTCCATGCC
Proteins encoded:
- a CDS encoding rubrerythrin family protein, with the translated sequence MATLQGTKTLENLKTAFAGEAQANRRYLYFSRKADEEGYPEVAALFKGIAEGETAHAFHHFDSMKEIGDPVTGAKVTNVKDMLNSSVQGETYEYTTMYPTFAKVAREEGFEELAKYFDILTKAEHAHANKFGEALQALK
- a CDS encoding class I SAM-dependent methyltransferase family protein, coding for MRVVVVPAAEAEDVRRELHARGLVNRAARITKRGADVLIPVVELPPLDLARRGPRVEDVGELSPRPRPPNPRLELEQRLQRYGVPPGVAPTKWARFEDVIVVRLSEEARRYGAAIGTAFAETLDARCVVEDVSGIHGVLRTPEVRILWGRGMEVVHVEDGVRFMFDVATIMFSSGNLPERTSIAAKVRDGDVVVDLFAGIGYFTLPIAVHANASRIYACELNPVAYHYLVESLRLNRASNVMPLFGDCRETAPRGVADVVLLGHFSAADYLDVAFRALRGAGLVVYHELCPREHFPQSPIAHLTEGARAHWYDVESVQSRIVKSYAPGIVHAVLEARVQRRPKAPASP